In Verrucomicrobiia bacterium, the sequence CTCAAGCCAACGCTATCGTTGTGCCGAGGTCTCGATTTGCCCCGGTAAAAACCACTTCTGATCTCTTAATTTTGCGTTCTGATCTTTATGAGGTAGATTCTTTCTATCAATTAAAACTGAATAACGCTTGTAAAGGAAGACTGCCTGTGATCACGCTCGATAAAGATTATTACCAAATGATTGACCATTTTGATGCTTATTTTTTCTCTGGCGCGCCTTCTTTAAAACAATGCCAAAGCTTAACTCTTCGCGGTCCGATTCGGTTTGAGCCAGGCGTCTGTTTTGAAGGTCATGTGACCATCACCAATCCCACTACTCAACCTAAACGGCTAAAATCCGGGCATTATTCCAATCAACAAATCACATTATAAGTTTTTTCATGAATGTGACGGAAAAAACTTATTTTTGGGAAAAATGGCGAGCGCTTTCTAGTGGCGCGATTGAAACAGCCGGCTCTACTTTTCTTCTTTTAATTGCTGTTCGCCATTTCGAAGCCAATGCTTGGGCCAAAGGCATTTTGGCAACCGGAATTAATATTGGTCTTTTCTTTTCGCCTCTTATTCTTTCCTTTACAGCGCAATCACAAGAAAAAACTTCGCGCGTGGCTTCCTATCTCGCTGCATTAAGCAGTTTCAATTTTTTGCTCGCAGCGCTCTTCCCCACGCTGCCTTTATACGTGATCGCTTCCACGTTAGCAATGGCTTGCGGTTCGTCGGCGGTTCCTTTAATGACTCAGGTTTATCAAGACAACTATCCTCAAGGATCACAAGGCCGCCTTTTTTCTATCACTTTTTCCATTCGCGTTTTATCAGCCATGATTTTCAGTTATTTAGGCGGACGATTTTTGGAAGGCGCTTTAGATCGATTTCGTTGGCTACTACTCTTCTTTGCTGCAGCTTTTGCTTTTGCGAGTTTTTGTCTTCGCCAATGCCCCTCTTCGCCTTTACGACAATCGGCAACTTTTCATCCTTTAGCAGCCATGCGTTTTTTAAAACAAGACACTATTTTTCGACGCACTTTAATGAGTTGGATGCTGATGGGTTTTGGCAATTTAATGATCCTGCCCCTACGTGTGGAATATCTGGCCAACGCCAAATACGGTTTAAAACTTAGCGCCTTTATGGTCGCACTTTTAGTTGGTGTGATTCCTAATTTTACACGCTTATCTACTAGCCCACTTTGGGGGCGATGGTTTGATCGCTTACCCTTTCTCAAACTTCGGTTTATTTTAAGTTTCTGTTTTATTGCTTCGACTCTTACTTTTTATTTGATTCACGACGTAACAGCTTTGGTAATTGGCGCCGCTATTTTTGGCATCGCCCAAGCAGGTGGCGATATCGGTTGGAGCTTATGGGTTATCAAACTCGCTCCACCGCAACATGCTGCAGAATATATGTCCGTTCACACTTTCTTCACAGGTATTCGTGGAATGATTGCTCCATTTGTAGCCTTCGCACTTTTACCTCAATTCACCCCTCCAATCATTGCTCTGATGGCAGCCAGTTTAATGGCGTTAGGCGCAGCCTTGCTTCTTCCTGAATTGAAAAAAGTTTCCTCTTCATAAATTAACTCGTCTCCCAGATTTCTTGCGCTAAAAAATAAAAATATGATTCAGGTCGATGTCGTAACTCTTTTTCCTGAAATCGTGTATGGTGCTTTGGATGCCAGCATGATGAAACGAGCCCAAACGGCTGGTCATTTAAAATTACAACTACACCAACTGCGCCAATTTGCTATCGATAAACATGGCACAGTCGATGATAAACCTTATGGGGGTGGCGCTGGTATGGTGATGCGTTGCGAACCGATTTTTGATGCTGTGGAAACAATTCTGGGCAAAGCATTCTCCGAAGTGCCACGCATTTTATTATGTCCTCAAGGCAAACCTTTTGATCAAGCTAAGGCTTCCGAATTATCAAAGCTGCCTCGCTTCC encodes:
- a CDS encoding MFS transporter; this encodes MNVTEKTYFWEKWRALSSGAIETAGSTFLLLIAVRHFEANAWAKGILATGINIGLFFSPLILSFTAQSQEKTSRVASYLAALSSFNFLLAALFPTLPLYVIASTLAMACGSSAVPLMTQVYQDNYPQGSQGRLFSITFSIRVLSAMIFSYLGGRFLEGALDRFRWLLLFFAAAFAFASFCLRQCPSSPLRQSATFHPLAAMRFLKQDTIFRRTLMSWMLMGFGNLMILPLRVEYLANAKYGLKLSAFMVALLVGVIPNFTRLSTSPLWGRWFDRLPFLKLRFILSFCFIASTLTFYLIHDVTALVIGAAIFGIAQAGGDIGWSLWVIKLAPPQHAAEYMSVHTFFTGIRGMIAPFVAFALLPQFTPPIIALMAASLMALGAALLLPELKKVSSS